In Nostocoides sp. HKS02, the DNA window ATCTCCACCCTCGAGTCCACCGGGCTGATGAAGGACATGACCGACCGTCTCGCCGCCGATCCCGAGCTGGCCGAGCGGTATGCCGCGGCGCACGAGGACTACCTGGCCCGGCGTTCCGGCCTCGGCGAGGTCCCCGAGATCGCCGGGATCTCGGCCGGTGGCATGCCCACCCGCGTCAAGTGCCTACACGTCCTCGTAGCCCACTCCCTCGCCGTCGGGCCCGGGGTGAACCCGCTCGGTGACGAGGCCCTCGCCCGGCTCGACGACTGGTGGACCGGCGGCTCGTGCGTCCCCCGCCAGCGGCGGCGACGAGCCCGCCACCCCGTGACCCGGGTGGGCGCCGTGGACTGCGGCACGAACTCGATCCGGCTGCTCGTCGCCGATGTCGACGCGGCGACCGGGGTCCTCACCGATGTGCTGCGGCGCATGGAGGTGGTCCGCCTGGGCTACGGGGTGGACCGGACCGGCCAGATCGCTCCGGAGGCGATGTCCCGCACCCTGGCGATGACCCGCGAGTATGCCGGCCAGTGCCGCGACCTCGGCGTCACCCGGGTGCGGTTCGTGGCCACCTCGGCGTCCCGCGACGCCAGCAACGCTGCCGACTTCGTCGAGGGCGTGCGCGAGGCGTTCACGCACTATGACGCCGCGCCTGAGGTCATCTCGGGCGACGAGGAAGCCGCGCTGTCGTTCGGTGGGGCCACTGGCGACCTGCGCGCACGCGGCATACCGGGGCCGTTCCTCGTGGTCGACCTCGGTGGCGGCTCCACCGAGTTCGTCCGGGGCGAGACCGTGGTCGAGTCGGCCCGGTCGGTCGACATCGGCTGCGTCCGCATCACCGAGCGCCATCTCCACTCGGACCCACCCACGCAGGCAGAGATCGACGCGGCGGTTCGGGACATCGACGCGGCCATCGACCAGGCGGCCGACCAGGTCGACTTCACTGGGATCGGCTCGCTGGTGGGGTTGGCCGGCAGTGTCACCACGATCACGGCCCAGGCGCTCGGGCTGCGCTCCTACGACCCCGACCTGATCCACCTGACCGAGCTGCCACCCGAGCGGGTCGTCGCGGCGTGCGAGTCGCTGCTGCACCTGACCCGGGCCGAGCGGGCGGCACTGGGCTTCATGCACCCAGGTCGCGTCGACGTGATCGGGGCGGGTGCGCTGGTCTGGCGCCAGGTGGTCCTGCGGCTGGCGGCCCAGGGGGTCACGAGGGTGGTCACCTCCGAGCACGACATCCTCGACGGCATCGCGCTGTCCCTCGCGCGCTGAGGGTCGAACTCGGGACGGGATGTCGGGCCACGAGCCGTAACCTCACGGCCACTTGGTCGTTGCCCGGGTGACGTCCATCACGCAGCGAGGGGTGATGACCACGGTCGACGACGAACGCATGCGACCGGCGGGTGACCCGGAGTCCGCGACTCCCGGTCGGCTCCACGCTGCCGTGCGGCCGACGACCCCGATCTCCCCGTTAGGCCCGGCCCGTGGCCCGCTGGCCCGCCTCGGTGACCGTGCCTACGGCCTGGCGTTCCTGCTCGTCGTCGGACTGCTCATGGCCTTTGCCGTCGCGTCGTATGTCAAGGCCTTCAGCCCCGTGGTCCACGTGAGCCTCCTGACCGACCGGATCGGGTCGCAGCTGCAGACCTCCTCCGACGTCAAGCTGCGGGGGCTGGTGGTCGGTGAGGTGCGGGGCATCGAGACGACCGCCACCGGTGCCCGGCTGGACCTGGCGCTCGACCCAGATCTGGTGCCGTTGATCCCGGCGGATGTGACGGCGCGGTTGTTGCCGAAGACGTTGTTCGGTGAGCGGTTCGTGGATCTGGTGTCGCCGGAGGCGGGTCGTGCTGGGGTGGGGCACATCGTGGCGGGGGCGACGATCGGTCAGGATCGGACGTCGGTGGCGATCGAGCTGGAGAAGGTGTTTGCGGACCTGTTGCCGTTGTTGCGCACGGTGCGGCCGGAGAAGCTGGCGGCGACGTTGGATGCGTTGGCGTCGGCGTTGGATGGTCGGGGGACCCGGCTGGGTCAGAGCCTGGTGTTGGTGGATTCGTATTTCAAGGCGTTGAACCCGAAGATGCCGGTGATCCAGGCGGATATTTCGGGGTTGGCGGATCTGGCGTCGACGTATGCGGTGGCGGCGCCGGCGTTGGTGCGGGCGGCGACGAACTTGATCACGACGAATACGACGATCGTGCAGCGTAGGGATGCGCTGGCGGGGTTCTTGGCGGGGACGGCGGGGTTTGCGAACACGACGGCGGATTTCTTGGATGCCAATGGTGAGCGGATCATCCAGGTGGGTCGGGTGCAGCGCCCGACGGTGGCGGTGTTCGCCAAGTACTCCCTGCAATACCCCTGTTTCACCCAGTCGCTGGTCCAGTGGTTGCCCCGCATCGATGGCGCGTGGCGTCACAACACCTTCCACCTGACCATCGAGACCTCGCCGCAGCGACCCGGCTACCACCCGGGCGAGGAGCCTCGCTGGGGTGAGCACCGGCCGGCCTCCTGCGGGCTGCTCCCGACGCCGAACACCTCCCAGGCACGACCGGTCCCGGGCAAGAAGTTCGACGACGGCACGGACAACATCGGGGGCTACAGCTCGAACCCGAGCTTCTCGGCGCTGCCCCAGTACTTCAGTGCCGTGAGTGGTGCCGCCATCCCCGACCCGAACTCCGGCCTGGCCGGCACGCACGACGAGCAGCTGGTCGTGGCGGCCCTGCTCGACGGCAGCGACCTGCCGTCAGCGATCACGACGCTGCTCGCCGGACCGATGCTGCGCGGCGGGCTGGTGTCCCAGGACGGCGGTTGAGCGCCGCCCGAGCGGGGCCTGAACGCCCGTCAGGTCGTGGGGGTCGTGCGCGGCAAGAGCGTCCCGAGGCCGCCCCAGACCGCCGACACGACCAGGTCCGTCGCGTCCTCGGCGGTGATCTCGGGGCGCCGGGTGCGCCACACCGCGACCCGCTCGCACGCGCCGACGATCACCTCGGCATACCCCTCGAGCAGGGTGTCCGGCACCTCGCCCAGCCCTGGCGCGCCGGCGAGCGCGCGGGCCGTGGCATCGGACTGCTGCGCGCGGATGCTCTCGATGAGGGGGCTGGCCTGGGACGCCATCGCGCCCTCCTGCTGGATGAGCACGAACGCGGTGGCGTGCTCGTCGATGAAGTCGAAGAATGCGCGTACGCCCGCCCGGAAGACCTCGCCCAGCGGGGCGTCCGGCCCGGTCGCGGCCCACGAGGCCTCGGTCGCCTCGCGCAGCTGGCTGCGGGCCCGGGTGATGCACGCCGACAGCAGGCCCTCCTTGGAGCCGAAGTACTCGTAGATCAGGGGCTTGGTCACCCCGACCCGGTCGGCGACCTCCTCCATGGTGGTGGCCTGGTAGCCGCGCTCGGCGAAGACCTGCTCGGCCGCGACGAGGATCTGCTCCTCGCGCTGGGCGCGCGGCATCCGCTTGCGGACCGGGGTGGGGGATGCAGGGCTCACGCGGCGATCGTAGCGTCTCGCCCGATCAACTTACCCATGGTAAGTTAGCCCGCATGACCGTACCCCACCACAGGGTCGTGATCGTCGGCACCGGGTTCTCCGGCCTCGGCATGGCCATCCGTCTGGCGCAGCGGGGCGACCAGGACTACGTGCTCCTGGAGAAGGCCGACGACGTCGGTGGCACCTGGCGCGACAACCGCTACCCGGGGTGTGCCTGCGACGTGCCCTCACGGCTCTACTCGTTCTCCTTCGACCAGAACCCTTCGTGGTCGCGCGACTTCGCGACCGCCCCGGAGATCTGGGCCTACCTGCGTGACGTCGCCGACCGGTATGCCGTGCGCGACCGCGTCGTGTTCGGCGCCGACCTGCGCTCGGCGAACTATGACGAGCGCGCGCGGCGCTGGAGCCTGACCGCTGCCGACGGGCGCGGCTGGACCTGCGACGCCCTCGTCCTGGGCGTCGGCGCGCTGCACGAGCCGAGGCTGCCCGACATCGAGGGGCTCTCCGACTTCGACGGCGCCGTCATGCACACGGCCCAGTGGCCCGAGGACGACGGCCTGGACGGGGCACGGGTGGCAGTCGTCGGCACCGGCGCGAGCGCGGTGCAGCTCCTGCCGGAGGTCGCCGTGCGCGCCGCACACACCACCGTCTTCCAGCGCACCCCGGCCTGGATCCTGAGCAAGCACGACAAGGACTGGAGCCCGGGACGCCAGCGCCGCTTCCGCCGCTGGCCGGCCCTCCAGCGCGCCGTGCGCTGGCGCACCTACTGGGCGCTCGAGGCGCGGGCGCCGTTCTTCGTGCGCTTCCCGTCGTTGGCGCGGCTCGTGGAGCGGATGGCCCTGCGTGAGCTCCGCTCGTCGGTGAGCGACCCGCAGCTACGGGCCAAGCTCACGCCTGACTACACCATCGGGTGCAAGCGCATCCTGCTCTCCAACGACTACTGGCCCACGTTCGAGCGCGACGACGTGTCGCTGGTAACCGAGCCGATCGTGCGCGTCGAGCGCGATGCGGTGGTCACCGCCGACGGCACGCGGCATACGGTCGACGCCCTGGTGCTCGGGACAGGTTTCGATGTGTCCGGCAGCTTCGAGCGCATCGACGTGACCGGCCTGGGTGGCAGGTCGCTGGCGCAGGCCTGGGCTGGCGGGATGCACACCAACCTCGGCATCACCGTGGCGGGCTTCCCCGAGCTCTACCTTCTGCTGGGCCCCAACACCGGGCTCGGTCACAACTCCGTGGTGCTCATGATCGAGCTGGCGACCGGGTACGTCCTGCAGTGCCTCGACCGCGGTCGCGCCGGGGCCCGGGTCGTCACCGAGCGCGCCCAGGCGGCGTTCACCCAGGAGATGCTGCGCCGGACCAAGCACACGGTGTGGGCCACCGGATGCCGGAGCTGGTACCTCGACCGGTTCGGGCACAACACCTCGACCTGGCCCGGCTCGACCATCGGGTACTGGTGGCGCACCCGTCGGGTCGACGATGCGCAGTTCGAGATCGTGCAGGTGCCCGCCGAGGACAGGGAGTCCGTTGATGCGTAAGACTATTCAGTCGTTTCGACCGCAGGTGTCGATCGTCACCGGTGCTGCGTCGGGCATCGGCCGCGCCATCGCGGCCGAGCTGGTCGCCCGCGGCAGCCTCGTGGTGATCGCCGACCTCGACGGGACTGCCGCGCAGACGGCAGCCCGCGAGCTCGGGCCCTCGGCAGTCGCGGCCACCGTCGATGTCGCCGACGCCGAGGCGGTGCGGAGCCTCGTCGACGGGGTCGTCGCCGAGCACGGTCGGCTCGACGTCATGGTCAACAACGCCGGGGTCGCCATCGGCGGCCTGCTCGAGGAGCTCGACGAGCGGCACTGGGCCAAGGCCATCGACGTCAACCTGCGCGGCGTGATCAACGGCGTGACCGCGGCATACCCGCACCTGCGCGCCCAGGGGAGCGGCCACATCCTCAACACGGCCTCGCTCGCCGGGCTCATCCCCGCCCCGGCCATGCTGCCGTACACGACGACCAAGCACGCGGTCGTCGGGCTGTCGACGGCGCTGCGCGCCGAGGCTGCGAGCCAGGGGGTGAAGGTCAGCGTGCTGTGCCCGGGTTTCGTCGACACCCCGCTGCTCGACGAGGTGTATGCCGCGCCGGCCAGCTTCGCAGGCGGCAGCGTCCGGTCGCGGGTGCGGCTGATGCAGCCGAAGTTCCTCACCCCGGAGCTCACCGCCAAGCGCGCGGTCGACGGCTTGGCCGCCAACAAGGCGGTCATCCCGGTGGGGTTCCTGGCCCACCTCAGCTGGCGCGCGCTGCGGTACGTGCCGCCGCTGGCGCGAGCCGCGATCCAGCTGCAGGCCACCGGTCACCGGCGGCTCAACGAACGGGCGTCGCGCAGGGTCGGCCAGGTCTAGGACGCCGCCTCGGCACGGGGGTGGCAGCCGGTCGTCGCGAGGGGGTGTTCCGGTTTCAGCGGGGGTAGGCGCGCAGGATCGCGTGGACCGAGTCGGGCACCGGTGCGCCGCTGGTGTTCCAGGCATCTCGCTCAGGCTCGCCAGCGGTCACTCGCAGCGGCACCACGCCCGTCCACGCCCGCGTCGGCTCACCGTCAGGTGGCTCCGACCCGCCCTCGCGGCACTTGTAGAGCCAGGACCCTTCGGCGATCGGCAGGCTCAGGCAGACCGTGGCCGAGAGCTCCTTCGTCGTGCTCGGAACGACCTCGCGGGTGCGACCGGGGAACAGCCGGTCGGTGAGCGTCTCCAGCCCGGCGGCTGCTTCGGGCCCAGACAGGGTCTGCAACGTCCCGCGCAGCACAGCGCTGCGGTAGTTCGCAGAAGACTCGAAGGCGTTGAAGGCGACCACGAAACCGTCGAGCGAGAGGACCGTCAGGGTCGCCGGCGCACCGTCGCTCACCTGGCGCAGGGCGCCCGCACCGGTCGAGCCGTGGAGCAGCACCCGGTCGCCGTCGCGGGCGAAGAACATGGGCACCGACCACGGCATACCGTCGACCACGGTCGACAGAACGCCTACGGGCACCTCGTCGAGCAGGCTGTCGAGGGTCGCTCGCTCGGAGCTCGCCCGGCCCTCTTTTCGGGTCAGGGTGGCGCGGGGGTCATCGGTCACCCCGCAATGATGGCAGCAGTGGTCTGGGCAGTGGGTCTCTGCTCGGACGGTGCGCGGCGGCGGCATACTGGGCGCGCCCCCGTAGCCCAACTGGCAGAGGCAGGCGACTTAAAATCGCCACCGGTGCGGGTTCGACCCCCGTCGGGGGCACCCAGCGTGACCTTGCGCGATCTTGGCCTGACCTCAGGTCAGCGGGCACTTCACCAGGTTCGCGGCCAGCAGCGCCGCCGAGTAGGTGTCCACCTGGCCCTGGCCCGTCTTCCAGGACTGTGTCCACATGGCCCCCATCTGGCTGGCGGTGAGGTGCCCCGCCCGGAACATGTCCATGTCCTGGATGTGGTGCTCCCAGGTCGTGATCGCGCTCCTCGCCCGCTCGAGCACCGCGACCCGGGCGCGGGTCGCCTTGACGCAGGCCGAGATCGCATTGACCTGCGCCATCGGGGCCGAGCAGGCCGCGGTCGGTCCCAGCTCGGGGCAGTCGGCCTTGCTCGTGCTCAGCGCCTTGTCAGCAGTGCGGAACGCCGCCGCCTTCGCGCCCGCATCGACCCGGCTCTGCTCCCAGTAGGTCCTGGCGACCGCCAAGGTGATCTTCCCGGCGACCAGGAGGTTCATCGCGTCGATGTGCTTCTGGAACTGTTCGAGGGACACCGCCGCCGCCGCGAGGTCGGCCTGCTGGCGCAGGTTCGCGAGCCGGCACGCTTCGGTGGCGCCGTCGAGAGCGCCACCCGTCGTGGTCGCGCCCGAGCTGGCCTTCCCGCTTGCGGTCGACGCCACCGGGTGGGCGACCGAGCCCGAGGTCCCGTGCGCCGCGCCTGACCCGGCCGCCGTCGGTGGACCGGTCGAGCCCCCCGCCGTCGCGCTGGTGTTCAGGAACCGGGTCACCAGGACGAATGGAAGGATGAGGGCCAGCAACCCCGCCACCAGCAGCAGGACGATGCGCCCCCACGCCAGTGATGTTTGCTCGTCGTCGATGCCCATGGCTCTCGCCTGCCTTCGATTGAGCGGATTACCGAGTATTGAACGGCGCTCGGGGGGCTGAACTCGGGCATCGGGCCCGGCATCGCGTCATGCCGATGGGGGACACTGCGGGAACTCCGAGGGCTCTCCCCACGTACTCTGGAATGAGCGGCGTTCTGCATAGCCGTACCGAGGTCCAGGAGGGACGACAGATGGCCAGCAACCCGGTGTTCGACCGGATCGACAAGGAATCCCGTCAGGGGTATGCCGGGTTCGGCGGGGCCCCGGAGCGGCCGGCGTCGGCTGCAGGTGGCGCAGGCGACGGCTTGACTCCCCAGCAGCTCCAGGACCTCTACAACCAGCCCTCGGCGGGGCCGGTGCAGATGCGCAGGCTCACGCTCGACGACGTCGTCATGAAGACGTCCGGACTCTTCGCCCTGGTGATCGTCGGGGCCGTCGTCGGGTGGCAGCTCGCCCCCACGTACGGCCCGCTCCTGGTCATCGGCGGCATCGCGATCATCCTGGGGCTCGGCCTGGTCATCGCCCTGCGCAAGACCATCAGCGTGCCGCTCATCCTCGTCTACGCCGCGGGCCAGGGCTTGTTCGTCGGCGCGATCAGCCAGTTCTACAGCCTGCGGTTCGACCCGATCGGCCAGACCGACGTCTTCCACGGCATCGTCGCCCAGGCCGTCCTCGGCACGCTGTCGGTGTTCGCCGGCATGTTGCTGGCCTACAAGACCGGGCTGGTGCGGGTCACCGCGAAGTTCCGTCGCATCGTCACGATGGCGGTCATCGGCTACGCCGTCTTCGCCCTGATCAACTTCCTCTACGCGGTCATCGGCAACCACACGTTCGGCATCGGTGGCACCGGTCCGTTGGGCTTCTTCGTGTCGATCTTCGCGATCGGGCTCGCCTCGGCGATGCTGGCCGTCGACTTCGACTCCATCGACCGGGCGATCTCAGCCGGTGCCCCCGAGAAGTACTCGTGGCTGCTGGCCCACGGCCTGATCGTCACGCTGGTCTGGCTGTACCTCGAGATCCTGCGGCTGCTGGGCCGCATGCGCAGCAACTGACGTGCCGCCGAAATCCCCTGTGCCTCAGGAGGTTTCGCTAGAGCTCCGGCGGGTGGTCCAGCGGTGGCAGCAACTGCCGCTGGACCACGCGCAGTCGCGTATGCCGGCCGTTCGCGAGCTCCTCGACGCCCTCGCCGGCCGTGCGGTGCCCGATCTCGGGCCTGAGGTGCTCATGGACCAGCTCACCGTCCTGGTCTACGACGCGAGCGAGGCGGGAGCCCCAGCGGACCTGGGGGCCCGCCTCGCCGCACTCCGCCGCGCGCTGGGCTGACGCGGCATACCCGCAGTCGAGGTGAACTCGCCGGTGGGGACCGGCGCGTTCACCTCGACCGGGGGGACCTGTGGATACCGAGCGGCTGGCAACGTGGCGAGCCACCATGCTTCGACAATGCCCTCGATCGTCCGCACGGAGCGCTCGACCTTGCGGGACCTCGCACCCGACGGCGTCCTGCCGCGCGCCGTGCTGCGTGAGCATGGTTGGGATCGAGATGCGGTCGCACGTCAGGTTGCGGCAGACCGATGGGCGATCCACGGGCGTCAGACCGTGGCGCTGCACACGGCTCCGCTCAGCCCGCGGGCTCAACGGTGGCGGGCGATCTGGGAGGTGGGCCATCGCGTGGCCGCGCTCGATGGAGTGACCGCACTCCAGGCCAGTGGTCTGCGTGGCTATGCCGACGACGAGGTCCATGTGTCGGTCAAGCACACCGCGCGGCTCAAGCCACTCGAAGGGATTCGGCTCCACAAGGTGATCCGCCGGGTCGATGGAGAGCTGGCGCTGGCCGGCATACCCCGCACCGTCCCCGCGGTCGCGGCGGTGCGCGCCGCGCACTGGGCGGTGAGCAACCGGCAGGCCGCCCTGCTGCTCGTCATGCCGGTGCAGCAGCGGATGGTCACTGGGGCCCAGCTGCTCGACGCGGTTCGCAGGGTCCCAGGCCGGAACCGGCGGGCCTTCGTCAACGCCGTCGCCCGCGACATCGCCGACGGCGCTCAGTCCCTGGGCGAGCTGGACTTCGCCGGCCTCTGTCGGGCGCGTGGTCTCCCGGAACCCACGAGGCAAGCCGTGCGCCGAGGCCCGCGGGGCTCTGTCTACCTCGATGCGCGGTGGGACGGCATCGGGCTCGTCGTTGAGATCGACGGATCGCAGCACACCTGGGGGATGGCGCCGACGGACGACCAGTTCCGGCAGAACGCTGTGGTCATCAGGGGTGATCGGGTGCTCCGGATGACCCTGATGGGCCTCCGGCTGATGCCCGACGCCTTCATGGACCAGGTCTGCGTGGCATTCCACGCCGAGTCGAGGTGAACTCGCCGAAAGCTCCCCGCGAGTTCACCTCGACCCGAGGTGGGGCTCAGCTGAGGCGCTCGTAGATGATCGCCATGCCCTGGCCGCCACCGACGCACATGGTCTCGAGGCCGAACTGGCCGTCGCGTGCCTCGAGGCCGTTGAGCAGCGTGGTCGTGATGCGGGCTCCGGTCGACCCGAACGGGTGGCCGAGGGCGATCGCCCCGCCGTGGACGTTGAGCTTGTCGAAGTCCATGCCCAGGTCGTCGGCCGAGGGCAGCACCTGCGCCGCGAACGCCTCGTTGATCTCGTAGAGGTCGATGTCGTCGATGGTCATGCCCGCCCTGGCGAGGGCCTGGCGCGACGCCTCCACGGGCCCGAGCCCCATGATCTCGGGCGAGAGCCCCGAGACGCCGGTGGAGACCACGCGGGCGAGCGGGGTCAGCCCGAGCTCCGCCGCCTTGGTGTCGCTCATGACGACCAGGGCGGCCGCACCGTCGTTGAGGGGACAGCAGTTGCCGGCGGTGATGGTGCCCTGCTCGCGGAACACCGGGTTGAGGCCCTGGAGCGCCTCGAGCGTGACGCCTG includes these proteins:
- a CDS encoding pyridoxamine 5'-phosphate oxidase family protein; amino-acid sequence: MTDDPRATLTRKEGRASSERATLDSLLDEVPVGVLSTVVDGMPWSVPMFFARDGDRVLLHGSTGAGALRQVSDGAPATLTVLSLDGFVVAFNAFESSANYRSAVLRGTLQTLSGPEAAAGLETLTDRLFPGRTREVVPSTTKELSATVCLSLPIAEGSWLYKCREGGSEPPDGEPTRAWTGVVPLRVTAGEPERDAWNTSGAPVPDSVHAILRAYPR
- a CDS encoding SDR family oxidoreductase; this translates as MRKTIQSFRPQVSIVTGAASGIGRAIAAELVARGSLVVIADLDGTAAQTAARELGPSAVAATVDVADAEAVRSLVDGVVAEHGRLDVMVNNAGVAIGGLLEELDERHWAKAIDVNLRGVINGVTAAYPHLRAQGSGHILNTASLAGLIPAPAMLPYTTTKHAVVGLSTALRAEAASQGVKVSVLCPGFVDTPLLDEVYAAPASFAGGSVRSRVRLMQPKFLTPELTAKRAVDGLAANKAVIPVGFLAHLSWRALRYVPPLARAAIQLQATGHRRLNERASRRVGQV
- a CDS encoding NAD(P)/FAD-dependent oxidoreductase, whose protein sequence is MTVPHHRVVIVGTGFSGLGMAIRLAQRGDQDYVLLEKADDVGGTWRDNRYPGCACDVPSRLYSFSFDQNPSWSRDFATAPEIWAYLRDVADRYAVRDRVVFGADLRSANYDERARRWSLTAADGRGWTCDALVLGVGALHEPRLPDIEGLSDFDGAVMHTAQWPEDDGLDGARVAVVGTGASAVQLLPEVAVRAAHTTVFQRTPAWILSKHDKDWSPGRQRRFRRWPALQRAVRWRTYWALEARAPFFVRFPSLARLVERMALRELRSSVSDPQLRAKLTPDYTIGCKRILLSNDYWPTFERDDVSLVTEPIVRVERDAVVTADGTRHTVDALVLGTGFDVSGSFERIDVTGLGGRSLAQAWAGGMHTNLGITVAGFPELYLLLGPNTGLGHNSVVLMIELATGYVLQCLDRGRAGARVVTERAQAAFTQEMLRRTKHTVWATGCRSWYLDRFGHNTSTWPGSTIGYWWRTRRVDDAQFEIVQVPAEDRESVDA
- a CDS encoding MCE family protein, encoding MTTVDDERMRPAGDPESATPGRLHAAVRPTTPISPLGPARGPLARLGDRAYGLAFLLVVGLLMAFAVASYVKAFSPVVHVSLLTDRIGSQLQTSSDVKLRGLVVGEVRGIETTATGARLDLALDPDLVPLIPADVTARLLPKTLFGERFVDLVSPEAGRAGVGHIVAGATIGQDRTSVAIELEKVFADLLPLLRTVRPEKLAATLDALASALDGRGTRLGQSLVLVDSYFKALNPKMPVIQADISGLADLASTYAVAAPALVRAATNLITTNTTIVQRRDALAGFLAGTAGFANTTADFLDANGERIIQVGRVQRPTVAVFAKYSLQYPCFTQSLVQWLPRIDGAWRHNTFHLTIETSPQRPGYHPGEEPRWGEHRPASCGLLPTPNTSQARPVPGKKFDDGTDNIGGYSSNPSFSALPQYFSAVSGAAIPDPNSGLAGTHDEQLVVAALLDGSDLPSAITTLLAGPMLRGGLVSQDGG
- a CDS encoding DUF501 domain-containing protein, whose amino-acid sequence is MSEYLGPQGSGLPSPADLDAVHAQLGRTPRGVAGVAHRCPCGHPDVLETEPRLPDGTPFPTTFYATCPKLTGAISTLESTGLMKDMTDRLAADPELAERYAAAHEDYLARRSGLGEVPEIAGISAGGMPTRVKCLHVLVAHSLAVGPGVNPLGDEALARLDDWWTGGSCVPRQRRRRARHPVTRVGAVDCGTNSIRLLVADVDAATGVLTDVLRRMEVVRLGYGVDRTGQIAPEAMSRTLAMTREYAGQCRDLGVTRVRFVATSASRDASNAADFVEGVREAFTHYDAAPEVISGDEEAALSFGGATGDLRARGIPGPFLVVDLGGGSTEFVRGETVVESARSVDIGCVRITERHLHSDPPTQAEIDAAVRDIDAAIDQAADQVDFTGIGSLVGLAGSVTTITAQALGLRSYDPDLIHLTELPPERVVAACESLLHLTRAERAALGFMHPGRVDVIGAGALVWRQVVLRLAAQGVTRVVTSEHDILDGIALSLAR
- a CDS encoding Bax inhibitor-1/YccA family protein, which codes for MASNPVFDRIDKESRQGYAGFGGAPERPASAAGGAGDGLTPQQLQDLYNQPSAGPVQMRRLTLDDVVMKTSGLFALVIVGAVVGWQLAPTYGPLLVIGGIAIILGLGLVIALRKTISVPLILVYAAGQGLFVGAISQFYSLRFDPIGQTDVFHGIVAQAVLGTLSVFAGMLLAYKTGLVRVTAKFRRIVTMAVIGYAVFALINFLYAVIGNHTFGIGGTGPLGFFVSIFAIGLASAMLAVDFDSIDRAISAGAPEKYSWLLAHGLIVTLVWLYLEILRLLGRMRSN
- a CDS encoding TetR/AcrR family transcriptional regulator codes for the protein MSPASPTPVRKRMPRAQREEQILVAAEQVFAERGYQATTMEEVADRVGVTKPLIYEYFGSKEGLLSACITRARSQLREATEASWAATGPDAPLGEVFRAGVRAFFDFIDEHATAFVLIQQEGAMASQASPLIESIRAQQSDATARALAGAPGLGEVPDTLLEGYAEVIVGACERVAVWRTRRPEITAEDATDLVVSAVWGGLGTLLPRTTPTT